A genomic segment from Polyangium mundeleinium encodes:
- a CDS encoding DUF3540 domain-containing protein → MNFEPQRKRAKSPRGRAVQEVGTVHAIEGELIRVEVADDILIARRAASCLLAPAAGDAVLVVLLESGAAYVLAVLERDAEASSRIVLEGDASIEAPSGKVRVLSREGVEVVTEQEISLIAGRATIQAADTAVSAERLGVFSSAVHAEVGVVKVVAEALDSIADRIFQKAKRVYRVVTEQDNLRAESIDHAAKRTLSMRAEHAIVMAKELVKVDGEQIHLG, encoded by the coding sequence ATGAATTTCGAGCCGCAACGAAAGCGAGCAAAATCACCCCGAGGCCGCGCCGTCCAGGAAGTCGGGACGGTACACGCCATCGAGGGAGAGCTCATCCGGGTCGAGGTCGCCGACGACATTCTCATCGCGCGGCGCGCCGCGAGCTGTCTGCTCGCGCCGGCGGCGGGCGACGCCGTGCTCGTCGTGCTCCTGGAGAGCGGCGCGGCGTACGTGCTCGCGGTGCTCGAGCGGGACGCCGAGGCGAGCTCGCGGATCGTCTTGGAAGGGGATGCCTCGATCGAGGCGCCTTCGGGCAAGGTGCGCGTGCTCTCGCGCGAGGGCGTGGAGGTCGTGACCGAGCAGGAGATCAGCCTGATCGCCGGGCGCGCGACGATTCAAGCGGCCGACACCGCCGTGTCCGCCGAGCGCCTCGGCGTCTTCAGCTCCGCGGTGCATGCCGAGGTCGGCGTGGTGAAGGTCGTGGCCGAGGCGCTCGATTCGATCGCGGATCGGATCTTCCAGAAGGCGAAGCGCGTCTATCGGGTCGTGACCGAGCAGGACAACCTCCGCGCTGAGAGCATCGACCACGCGGCCAAGCGCACGCTGAGCATGCGCGCCGAGCACGCGATCGTGATGGCGAAGGAGCTCGTGAAGGTCGACGGCGAGCAGATCCACCTGGGGTGA
- a CDS encoding DUF2330 domain-containing protein, whose product MRRAPVYILSAALFALAAGHAPTATATSGYFVSSFESSKVTRHRTLLVFSAQKTTVVDQVEFAPVPESFAWVLPVPASATIALSSDALFNNLDVVTETVITPPPFVCPPSDCGTGGMGGAGGGGGGMPAEVVPARETVGPYNIVSLQPGDPQALKDWLAAHGYAVDAGTAALIDSLATVQGYGFVALRMAPSASTLATRPIRVTLQGSVPTLPMRFSRAGAPMALPTRLYVVAGGRVDSQNMPSVTVSLDNLLWNWDTGTSNYASLRQDAFNVVGGTGWVVEHAAPFPVNTFKNDMLALATSQPAASGWGIDAAEASSGCTADLDAIFGGLDPNATWVTRFEGNLGPDGLMTDLTVGVSPNQTAVPSPIVVKEGATEGTPPACPAPCGTGGMGGMGGMGGIGGMGGMGGMGSSSGGTGGMPSGNGGSGGMGGSGANPGVCIPGEQVECACPGGSPGAQACNQDGTGYEACQCIAPEENSGCGCKAAGAGVGSAGMALGFLAVVGGLFRRRRAGRS is encoded by the coding sequence ATGCGTCGTGCGCCCGTCTACATCCTTTCCGCCGCCCTTTTCGCGCTGGCCGCCGGGCATGCCCCCACTGCGACGGCGACGAGCGGGTATTTCGTGTCGTCGTTCGAGTCCTCGAAGGTCACGCGGCACCGCACGCTGCTCGTTTTTTCCGCGCAGAAGACGACGGTCGTCGATCAGGTCGAGTTCGCGCCCGTCCCCGAATCGTTCGCGTGGGTCTTGCCGGTGCCGGCGTCGGCCACGATCGCTCTCTCCTCCGACGCGCTTTTCAACAATCTCGACGTGGTCACGGAGACCGTGATCACGCCACCGCCGTTCGTTTGTCCACCCTCGGACTGCGGCACGGGGGGCATGGGCGGCGCAGGGGGCGGGGGCGGTGGAATGCCCGCGGAGGTCGTTCCCGCGCGGGAGACGGTCGGGCCCTACAACATCGTCTCCCTGCAACCCGGCGACCCGCAAGCCCTCAAAGATTGGCTCGCAGCACACGGGTACGCCGTTGATGCCGGGACGGCGGCGCTCATCGATTCTCTCGCGACTGTGCAGGGATATGGCTTCGTCGCGCTGAGGATGGCCCCGTCTGCGAGCACGTTGGCGACGCGCCCGATTCGCGTCACGCTGCAAGGCTCGGTTCCCACGTTGCCGATGCGCTTCTCGCGGGCCGGTGCGCCGATGGCCCTGCCGACGCGGCTCTACGTCGTCGCCGGCGGCCGCGTCGATTCCCAGAACATGCCCTCGGTGACCGTTTCTTTGGACAACCTCCTTTGGAACTGGGACACGGGGACGAGCAACTACGCGTCGCTGCGACAGGATGCTTTCAACGTCGTCGGTGGGACGGGGTGGGTCGTCGAGCATGCCGCGCCTTTCCCGGTGAACACGTTCAAGAACGACATGCTCGCTTTGGCCACCTCGCAACCCGCGGCGAGCGGGTGGGGGATCGACGCGGCCGAGGCTTCGAGCGGCTGCACGGCCGACTTGGACGCGATTTTCGGGGGGCTCGACCCAAACGCGACCTGGGTGACGCGGTTTGAAGGAAACCTCGGGCCCGACGGCCTCATGACGGATCTCACCGTGGGCGTTTCGCCGAATCAAACCGCCGTGCCGAGCCCGATTGTGGTGAAGGAAGGCGCGACCGAGGGGACCCCGCCGGCATGCCCCGCGCCCTGTGGGACCGGCGGCATGGGCGGCATGGGCGGCATGGGCGGTATCGGCGGCATGGGCGGCATGGGCGGCATGGGGAGCAGCAGCGGCGGCACGGGTGGAATGCCGAGCGGAAACGGGGGGAGCGGCGGCATGGGGGGCAGCGGGGCAAACCCCGGGGTGTGTATCCCGGGCGAGCAGGTCGAATGCGCGTGTCCGGGTGGATCTCCGGGGGCGCAGGCCTGCAATCAGGACGGGACCGGATACGAGGCTTGCCAATGCATTGCGCCCGAGGAAAACAGCGGATGCGGCTGCAAGGCGGCCGGCGCCGGCGTGGGCTCGGCCGGCATGGCCCTCGGGTTCCTCGCGGTGGTCGGAGGCCTCTTCAGGCGCAGGCGGGCGGGCCGGTCGTAG
- a CDS encoding cytochrome c oxidase assembly factor Coa1 family protein → MQPVRQPAKSSAGKVMVTLGVVLLFALVLSSCVGKHLWTVSAPPITRTVELVEKDPAVAAALGSPVSVSLAVTKTLRRDFVRAMQGQDNVTVLAKASGPKGEAWFRLSAQNHDGQGWAGTFSVTTEGRQVLEGGSYKAEGAGILIEGDFAPDGAPRVKKP, encoded by the coding sequence ATGCAGCCTGTCCGCCAGCCTGCGAAGTCGTCTGCCGGCAAGGTCATGGTCACCCTCGGCGTGGTCCTTCTCTTCGCGCTCGTCCTGTCCTCGTGCGTGGGCAAGCACCTCTGGACGGTCTCGGCGCCGCCGATCACCCGGACGGTCGAGCTCGTGGAGAAGGATCCGGCCGTGGCGGCAGCGCTCGGGAGCCCGGTCTCGGTCTCGCTGGCCGTGACGAAGACCCTCCGTCGCGACTTCGTCCGCGCGATGCAGGGTCAGGACAACGTGACGGTGCTCGCGAAAGCATCGGGCCCGAAGGGCGAAGCCTGGTTCCGGCTCAGCGCGCAGAACCACGACGGCCAGGGCTGGGCGGGCACGTTCTCGGTGACGACGGAAGGGCGGCAGGTCCTCGAAGGCGGCTCGTACAAGGCCGAAGGCGCGGGCATCCTGATCGAGGGTGATTTCGCGCCCGACGGCGCCCCGCGCGTCAAGAAGCCCTGA
- the cysN gene encoding sulfate adenylyltransferase subunit CysN, with protein sequence MSHEEDLAHTDIEAYLARNERKELLRFLTCGNVDDGKSTLIGRLLHDTKGIYEDQLAAVAKDSKVFGTQGGALDLALLVDGLKSEREQGITIDVAYRYFSTSRRKYIIADTPGHEQYTRNMATGASTAELAVILIDARKGVTTQTKRHAFLTSLLGIRKVVVAVNKMDLVGYSREVFEEIRRAYLDFAALLPDRHHWFLPMSALAGDNVVEKSAAMPWFEGEPLLELLDTVPLDEASNTVDLRFPVQYVNRPSQEFRGFAGTIASGAVRVGDEVVSLPSGRTSKVARIVAWEGDLAEAAAPMSVTLTLEGEIDASRGDVLCHADNRPQISTRVLAMLVWMDERPMVPGREYWIKHGPLRTPGSVTRIVHRVDVNTLEKSDAPALALNEIGRVELRTSRPLLFDAYTKNRATGAFVVIDRVTNGTVGAGMIVESGEGRWDDPAQGRLTRAESAVTGEEREKRYGQQPTTILITGLAGSGKTSVAREVERRLFDLGRAVVAIDGQSMRHGMNRDLGFSASDRSENLRRSMEVAKLLNDAGLLCVASLVAPEDAVRQRARELVGPERFFLVHLAAPLEWCREVDRSGIYRDAAAGNVSNVPGLDFRYEPPEDADLVLPSHELSVAECAERIVRELERRGRIV encoded by the coding sequence ATGAGCCACGAAGAAGACCTCGCCCATACCGATATCGAGGCCTACCTCGCGCGGAACGAGCGGAAGGAGCTTTTGCGCTTCCTTACGTGCGGGAACGTAGACGACGGCAAGAGCACGCTGATCGGCAGGCTGCTGCACGATACGAAGGGCATTTACGAGGACCAGCTCGCGGCCGTCGCCAAGGACAGCAAGGTCTTCGGCACGCAGGGCGGCGCGCTCGACCTCGCGCTGCTCGTCGACGGGCTGAAGAGCGAGCGCGAGCAGGGGATCACGATCGACGTCGCGTATCGGTATTTTTCGACGTCGCGGCGCAAGTACATCATCGCGGATACGCCGGGCCACGAGCAATACACGCGCAACATGGCCACGGGCGCGAGCACGGCCGAGCTCGCGGTGATCCTGATCGACGCGCGCAAGGGCGTGACGACGCAGACGAAGCGTCACGCGTTCCTCACGAGCCTGCTCGGGATTCGCAAGGTCGTGGTGGCCGTGAACAAGATGGATCTCGTCGGGTATTCGCGGGAGGTCTTCGAGGAGATCCGGCGCGCCTACCTCGATTTCGCGGCGCTCTTGCCGGACCGGCATCACTGGTTCCTCCCGATGAGCGCGCTCGCGGGGGACAACGTGGTCGAGAAGAGCGCGGCCATGCCCTGGTTCGAGGGGGAGCCGCTGCTCGAATTGCTGGATACGGTGCCGCTCGACGAGGCGTCGAACACGGTGGACCTGCGCTTCCCCGTGCAATACGTGAACCGGCCGAGCCAGGAGTTCCGGGGATTTGCCGGGACGATCGCGTCGGGGGCGGTGCGGGTCGGCGACGAGGTGGTCTCGCTCCCGTCCGGGCGGACGAGCAAGGTCGCGCGGATCGTGGCGTGGGAGGGTGATCTCGCGGAGGCCGCGGCGCCGATGTCGGTGACGTTGACGCTCGAAGGCGAGATCGACGCGAGCCGTGGAGATGTCTTGTGTCACGCGGACAATCGGCCCCAGATTTCGACGCGCGTGCTCGCGATGCTCGTGTGGATGGACGAGCGGCCGATGGTGCCGGGGCGCGAATACTGGATCAAGCACGGGCCCTTGCGCACGCCGGGCAGCGTGACGCGGATCGTGCACCGCGTGGACGTGAACACGCTGGAGAAGAGCGACGCGCCGGCGCTCGCGTTGAACGAGATTGGGCGCGTGGAGCTACGCACGAGCCGGCCGCTTCTGTTCGACGCGTACACGAAGAACCGGGCGACGGGCGCGTTCGTCGTGATCGACCGCGTGACGAATGGAACCGTCGGCGCGGGGATGATCGTCGAGAGCGGGGAAGGGCGCTGGGACGATCCGGCGCAAGGCAGGCTCACGCGGGCGGAGAGCGCGGTCACGGGCGAGGAGCGGGAAAAACGGTATGGGCAGCAGCCCACGACGATCCTGATCACGGGGCTCGCGGGGTCCGGAAAAACCAGCGTGGCGCGGGAGGTCGAGCGCAGGCTTTTTGATCTCGGCCGCGCGGTGGTGGCGATCGACGGGCAATCGATGCGGCACGGGATGAACCGGGACCTCGGCTTCTCCGCGTCGGACCGCTCGGAGAACCTGCGCCGCTCGATGGAGGTCGCGAAGCTCCTGAACGACGCGGGCCTGCTTTGCGTGGCGTCGCTGGTCGCGCCGGAGGACGCGGTACGGCAGCGCGCGCGAGAGCTCGTGGGCCCGGAGCGGTTTTTCCTGGTGCACCTCGCCGCGCCGCTCGAATGGTGCCGCGAGGTCGATCGGAGCGGGATTTATCGGGATGCCGCCGCGGGCAACGTGTCGAACGTGCCGGGGCTCGATTTCCGGTACGAGCCGCCCGAGGATGCGGACCTCGTGCTGCCGAGCCATGAGTTGAGCGTGGCGGAATGCGCCGAGCGAATCGTGCGGGAGCTCGAGCGGCGAGGGCGCATCGTGTAG
- the cysD gene encoding sulfate adenylyltransferase subunit CysD, with product MAQGKLTHLKMLEAESIHILREVVACFERPVMLYSIGKDSTVLLHLARKAFHPAKLPFPLLHVDTTWKFRDMYAYRDGYVKGELGVDLLVYTNEEGRRAGVGPITHGSKVHTDVMKTQALKLALDKYGFDAAFGGARRDEEKSRAKERVFSFRDKNHRWDPKNQRPELWNLYNTEVHKGESIRVFPLSNWTELDVWQYIHQEKLPIVPLYFAAPRPVVERDGVLLMVDDERLPLRPGEVPMTKKVRFRTLGCYPLSGAIESEATTLPEIIQEMLLARQSERQGRLIDFDQSGSMEEKKREGYF from the coding sequence ATGGCCCAGGGAAAGCTCACGCACCTCAAGATGCTCGAGGCCGAGAGCATCCACATTCTTCGCGAGGTCGTCGCGTGCTTCGAGCGACCCGTGATGCTCTACTCGATCGGCAAGGACAGCACGGTCCTCTTGCACCTCGCGCGGAAGGCGTTCCACCCCGCGAAGCTCCCGTTTCCGCTGCTCCACGTGGACACGACGTGGAAGTTCCGGGACATGTACGCCTATCGCGACGGCTACGTGAAGGGCGAGCTCGGGGTGGATCTCCTCGTGTACACGAACGAGGAGGGGCGGCGGGCCGGCGTGGGTCCGATCACGCACGGGAGCAAGGTGCACACCGACGTGATGAAGACGCAGGCGCTCAAGCTTGCGCTCGACAAATACGGGTTCGACGCGGCGTTCGGGGGCGCGCGGCGCGACGAGGAGAAATCACGCGCGAAGGAGCGTGTGTTTTCGTTTCGCGACAAGAACCACCGCTGGGACCCGAAGAACCAGCGGCCGGAGCTCTGGAACCTCTACAATACGGAGGTCCACAAGGGCGAGAGCATCCGGGTGTTTCCGCTGTCGAACTGGACCGAGCTCGACGTCTGGCAATACATCCACCAGGAAAAACTGCCGATCGTGCCGCTATATTTCGCGGCGCCGCGGCCGGTGGTGGAGCGCGACGGCGTGCTGCTCATGGTGGACGACGAGCGGCTGCCGCTGCGGCCGGGCGAGGTGCCGATGACGAAAAAGGTCCGGTTCCGGACGCTCGGCTGTTATCCGCTCTCGGGCGCGATCGAGAGTGAGGCGACGACGTTGCCCGAGATCATCCAGGAGATGCTCCTCGCGAGGCAGAGCGAGCGCCAGGGCCGGCTCATCGATTTCGATCAGTCGGGGAGCATGGAAGAAAAGAAGCGCGAAGGGTACTTCTGA
- a CDS encoding pentapeptide repeat-containing protein, protein MNKEELERLVGRGDVLNRLDFSGLDLRGASIGGLIAEESKFSGANLAGANLREVIVHRSDLRGVNLAGVDARHASFVECNLEGVSFEDTNLSFANFNKCNLAGAKFERTKVHNTNILEGKLEGASFVDVVLDRSALVACDLSGLRFTRSVIKQTAVLKTDLRKVLLEKARFETAVLVGSNLAGMSLAGVELGLTQLMECDLRGTDLSGAHLVQANFKGADLSGANLDDVNAKNALFVEVKLVSARARRGDFHQAVFADADLSGANFAKAKLGQCNFHRARCVGALLPAADLTYADFSNADVSKADFSGATLFRAKFHRTVETQAIFTDRALALGDDRELAKAESFVPS, encoded by the coding sequence GTGAACAAGGAAGAGCTCGAGCGCCTCGTCGGGCGCGGAGACGTTCTCAATCGGCTGGATTTCTCGGGGCTCGATCTGCGGGGCGCGTCCATCGGGGGCCTCATCGCCGAGGAGAGCAAGTTCTCCGGGGCGAACCTCGCGGGGGCGAACCTGCGCGAGGTCATCGTGCATCGCAGTGATCTGCGGGGCGTGAACCTCGCGGGCGTGGACGCGCGCCACGCGTCGTTCGTGGAGTGCAACCTCGAAGGTGTCTCGTTCGAGGACACGAATCTCTCGTTCGCGAATTTCAACAAATGCAACCTCGCGGGCGCGAAGTTCGAGCGCACGAAGGTGCACAATACGAACATCCTCGAAGGGAAGCTCGAAGGCGCGAGCTTCGTGGACGTCGTGCTCGACCGGTCGGCCCTGGTCGCGTGTGACCTCTCGGGGCTGCGGTTCACGCGCAGCGTGATCAAACAAACGGCCGTGCTGAAGACGGATCTGCGCAAGGTCCTGCTGGAAAAGGCGCGCTTCGAGACGGCCGTGCTCGTCGGCTCGAACCTCGCCGGGATGTCGCTCGCTGGCGTGGAGCTTGGCCTGACGCAGCTCATGGAGTGTGATCTCCGCGGGACCGATCTCTCGGGCGCGCACCTCGTGCAGGCGAATTTCAAGGGCGCCGATCTCTCGGGGGCAAACCTCGACGACGTGAACGCGAAGAACGCGCTCTTCGTGGAGGTGAAGCTCGTCTCCGCGCGGGCGCGCCGCGGCGATTTTCATCAGGCGGTCTTCGCCGATGCGGATCTCTCCGGGGCGAATTTCGCGAAGGCGAAGCTCGGTCAGTGCAACTTCCACCGCGCTCGCTGCGTGGGCGCGCTCCTGCCCGCCGCGGACCTCACGTACGCCGATTTCTCGAACGCCGACGTGTCGAAGGCCGACTTCTCCGGCGCGACCCTGTTCCGGGCCAAGTTCCACCGCACCGTGGAGACCCAGGCCATTTTTACGGATCGTGCGCTCGCGCTGGGCGACGATCGTGAGCTCGCAAAGGCGGAGAGCTTCGTTCCAAGCTGA
- a CDS encoding DUF4150 domain-containing protein produces the protein MFANTQMMGMDLGFPDVCLTPVPAPTPIPYPNIAVGVMAVSACYKVLFTCTPSHNMTTCIPMTNGDNAGVAMGVASGTVMGPARHLTAAFRVLVGGMPATRMTSMALQNSTNCPGMRIVPSQPKVLLLAP, from the coding sequence ATGTTCGCGAATACGCAGATGATGGGAATGGATCTCGGGTTTCCCGACGTGTGCCTCACGCCCGTGCCCGCGCCCACGCCGATCCCTTATCCGAACATCGCTGTCGGGGTGATGGCCGTGTCGGCCTGTTACAAGGTCCTCTTCACGTGCACGCCCTCGCACAACATGACCACGTGTATTCCCATGACGAATGGCGACAACGCCGGCGTGGCCATGGGCGTGGCGTCAGGGACGGTGATGGGGCCGGCGCGGCACCTGACGGCCGCGTTCCGTGTCCTCGTGGGCGGAATGCCCGCCACACGCATGACCAGCATGGCCCTGCAGAATTCGACGAATTGCCCCGGCATGCGGATCGTGCCGAGCCAGCCGAAGGTGCTGCTCCTCGCGCCGTGA